In Dyadobacter sp. NIV53, a single window of DNA contains:
- a CDS encoding DUF3885 domain-containing protein codes for MTIKQECIEFLDANFNGLKIRQPLFYNWDIGLRFDLQVGATDTDEYFIECVRRASALFEAAFSQTDEVYLVLLDFKYKRKKIRFPNYCFKQIKNLQKKEVAYSKIKWFYESEDLADIRNQAIVRLSVDRCNYKNILTAISHVDFPPRKPSYGFLSSKQVFFLNINKKIIFHMYDDRGLDIIASDKATLLPIYDTYNDWILDFDRASIDQNMNIAFN; via the coding sequence ATGACTATAAAACAAGAATGCATAGAGTTCCTCGATGCAAATTTCAATGGGCTAAAAATCCGGCAACCTTTATTCTACAATTGGGATATTGGTTTAAGATTTGATTTGCAAGTGGGAGCAACTGACACAGACGAATACTTTATAGAATGTGTTAGGCGGGCTTCAGCACTGTTTGAGGCAGCATTCAGTCAAACTGATGAGGTGTACTTGGTCTTGCTGGATTTTAAATACAAACGGAAGAAGATCCGTTTCCCTAATTACTGTTTTAAGCAAATAAAGAATTTACAAAAGAAGGAGGTTGCATATTCCAAAATAAAGTGGTTTTACGAATCAGAAGACCTGGCGGATATTCGAAATCAAGCTATTGTGCGGTTATCAGTCGATAGATGCAATTACAAAAATATTTTGACGGCTATTTCTCATGTAGATTTTCCTCCAAGAAAGCCTAGCTACGGATTTTTATCAAGTAAGCAGGTGTTTTTTTTAAACATTAATAAAAAAATCATATTTCATATGTACGATGATCGTGGACTAGATATTATAGCATCGGATAAGGCAACGCTACTGCCTATTTACGACACGTACAATGATTGGATTCTAGATTTTGATCGCGCGAGTATTGATCAAAATATGAACATTGCTTTTAATTAA
- a CDS encoding DUF4304 domain-containing protein has protein sequence MKTETQMKFERIVKSGFQEILKPLGFKKKGNNFYLQIQDFGHIVNLQKSSFSSKDHISFTTNVGIFIPEYWNIMYNYHDDDTPSFPTELVCAIRKRIGSLTGEGDVWFELNEETMEELIVDKMRQNLRDYILPYFKSFSTRENLIHNLDKEDIVSSPLARIIIYGEYNLNEKAKEEYVKLLASRITPAFRQTVKEYGAKYGIINALN, from the coding sequence ATGAAAACGGAGACACAAATGAAGTTTGAGCGCATTGTTAAATCAGGCTTCCAAGAGATATTGAAACCATTGGGTTTTAAGAAGAAAGGAAATAATTTCTATCTTCAAATACAGGATTTTGGACACATTGTGAATCTTCAAAAGAGTTCTTTTTCCTCAAAGGATCACATCAGTTTTACGACTAATGTAGGCATCTTCATTCCTGAGTACTGGAATATTATGTACAATTATCACGATGACGATACTCCAAGTTTTCCAACTGAGCTTGTATGTGCAATAAGAAAGAGAATTGGTAGCTTGACAGGCGAAGGAGACGTTTGGTTTGAGTTAAATGAAGAGACTATGGAGGAATTAATTGTCGATAAAATGCGTCAAAACCTCAGAGACTATATTTTGCCTTACTTTAAGAGCTTTTCAACAAGGGAAAATTTAATCCATAATTTGGATAAAGAAGATATTGTGTCGTCCCCGTTGGCTCGGATTATTATTTATGGAGAGTATAATTTGAATGAAAAGGCCAAAGAAGAATATGTGAAATTGTTGGCTTCTAGAATAACTCCGGCCTTTCGACAGACAGTGAAAGAATACGGGGCAAAGTATGGTATAATTAATGCTTTGAATTAA
- a CDS encoding DUF3427 domain-containing protein, producing the protein MQQGLYEQLITKLISSKLESIDKQQFFIKETIVEKSEVAKVLSQYVGGVINIALRSIDGEGAVERQIELANKIIRLLREELSNTEFEDNLIEVNGRILNAVFSKIDASFSDFDKHLKEITPYTCLGQSELFTGSNVGVSMESELRKEILSADKIYFLVSFIKWTGIIIFKKELEEFTRRGNQLRVITTSYMGAIDLKAVEFLAGLPNTQVKISYNTENERLHAKSYLFFRDTGFHTGYIGSSNLSRSALTSGLEWNLKVTTQEVGHIIDKFAKTFETYWQDSEFENFQLGEHNEKLKIALKRQKNKDLNGPASFFDLKPFPFQEEILEKLETERSIHNRNRNLLVAATGTGKTVISAFDFKRFLKSKPNAKLLFLAHRKEILQQARATFAGILRDNNFGEFWVDGQEPDRYEAVFASIQTLNNKIEDLLLSESYYDFIIIDEVHHIAAKSYRPILDKFKPKILLGLTATPERMDGADILDDFCHTIAAEIRLPEALNRKLLCPFQYFGISDSIDLSSAFWQNGRYLPSELTKIYTNNDIRVGEIINHCKNYLTDYEDVRALGFCITKEHASYMAEKFLLAGLKAEYLVSGNEREELRSTIKSKFLKKEINYLFVVDIFNEGVDIPELDTVLFLRPTESLTVFLQQLGRGLRLSEGKECLTVLDFVGNARPEYDFEGKFRALIGKTNTSTKEELERDFPHLPLGCSIVLEKKAKEFILQNIKLATQLNSKQLVNKIVNYKHQTTLPLTLKNFTEFYHIPIQAIYKRGTWSRLCFFANQIADFSSVNELEIKRAIERKWLCCNSYSYLSFILKLARNNFQINVTDFNESENLMLTMLHYDVWQTSGGAENLQDSIKKIGENPTLVNEIIEVLEFLIDKIAHLEVEIDLPYAQPLKVHSRYTKDQILAAFGDNTFERKSSNREGVANLPYKNTELLFVTLEKTEQNYSPTTLYDDYAVSEKLFHWQSQNEARPEMGKGLSYIRQRETDKSILLCVRERNKDEFGNTIAFVFLGLANYQDHYGSKPMSIHWELQEPIPHYMWKETAKMAVG; encoded by the coding sequence ATGCAACAAGGACTTTACGAACAACTCATCACCAAACTGATTTCGTCCAAATTAGAAAGTATTGATAAACAGCAATTTTTCATTAAAGAAACTATTGTTGAAAAAAGTGAGGTAGCGAAAGTTTTAAGTCAGTATGTGGGCGGAGTGATCAATATTGCATTAAGGTCGATCGATGGAGAAGGTGCAGTTGAACGCCAGATTGAACTCGCGAATAAAATCATACGGTTACTGCGTGAAGAACTTAGTAATACTGAATTTGAAGACAATTTAATTGAGGTAAACGGTAGAATATTAAATGCGGTATTTTCTAAAATTGATGCTTCTTTCTCTGACTTTGACAAACATCTTAAAGAGATTACACCTTACACATGTCTGGGACAAAGCGAACTATTCACGGGATCCAATGTGGGTGTTTCAATGGAAAGCGAATTAAGGAAAGAAATCCTTTCAGCAGATAAAATTTATTTTCTGGTTTCATTTATCAAATGGACCGGGATTATAATATTCAAAAAAGAACTTGAAGAATTTACCCGTCGAGGTAATCAGTTAAGAGTAATCACAACTTCCTACATGGGTGCTATAGACCTCAAAGCCGTTGAGTTTTTAGCAGGTTTGCCCAATACACAAGTAAAGATTTCCTACAACACCGAAAACGAGCGGCTTCATGCCAAGTCCTATTTGTTTTTCCGAGATACGGGATTTCACACCGGCTATATTGGTTCATCCAATTTGTCTAGAAGTGCATTAACAAGCGGTTTGGAATGGAATCTGAAAGTCACTACCCAAGAAGTGGGTCATATCATTGACAAGTTTGCAAAGACTTTCGAAACGTATTGGCAGGATAGTGAATTTGAAAATTTTCAGCTGGGTGAACATAATGAAAAACTCAAAATCGCATTAAAGAGACAAAAGAATAAAGATCTAAATGGTCCTGCATCGTTTTTCGATTTAAAGCCCTTTCCATTTCAGGAAGAGATTTTGGAAAAATTAGAGACGGAGCGATCCATTCATAACAGGAACAGAAATCTTCTTGTTGCTGCTACTGGAACAGGTAAAACCGTCATTTCTGCATTCGACTTCAAAAGATTTTTAAAATCAAAGCCCAATGCGAAACTGCTTTTCCTAGCACATCGAAAGGAAATTTTACAACAAGCGAGAGCAACTTTTGCTGGAATTCTACGGGATAATAATTTTGGAGAATTTTGGGTAGATGGACAAGAACCGGATCGTTACGAAGCCGTTTTCGCTTCTATTCAGACGCTGAATAATAAAATTGAAGATCTTTTACTTTCTGAAAGTTATTATGACTTTATCATTATTGACGAAGTGCATCACATTGCAGCAAAAAGCTATCGGCCAATTCTGGATAAATTCAAGCCTAAAATATTGTTAGGTCTAACTGCTACTCCAGAACGGATGGATGGTGCGGATATACTTGACGATTTCTGTCATACCATTGCAGCTGAAATACGACTTCCCGAAGCATTAAATCGGAAACTGCTTTGTCCGTTTCAATATTTCGGAATAAGCGACAGCATTGATCTTTCCAGTGCTTTTTGGCAAAATGGACGTTATTTGCCGAGTGAGCTCACCAAAATTTACACAAACAACGATATAAGAGTTGGGGAAATAATTAATCATTGTAAAAATTATTTAACTGATTATGAAGATGTTCGTGCGTTAGGATTTTGTATCACAAAAGAACATGCTTCTTACATGGCAGAGAAGTTTTTACTCGCCGGATTGAAGGCAGAATATTTGGTTAGCGGAAATGAGCGAGAAGAGTTGAGGTCAACAATTAAATCCAAATTCTTGAAAAAAGAAATCAATTATCTATTCGTGGTTGATATTTTCAACGAAGGCGTAGACATACCTGAACTGGACACCGTTTTGTTTTTGAGACCAACAGAAAGCTTAACCGTATTTTTGCAACAATTAGGAAGAGGATTGCGTCTGTCCGAAGGAAAAGAATGTCTGACAGTTCTGGATTTTGTAGGTAACGCGAGACCAGAATATGATTTCGAAGGCAAATTCAGAGCACTGATTGGCAAAACCAATACTTCCACAAAGGAAGAGTTGGAACGCGATTTTCCACATCTGCCATTGGGTTGCTCTATTGTCCTGGAAAAGAAAGCCAAAGAATTTATTTTGCAAAATATTAAATTGGCTACACAGCTCAATAGCAAACAGTTGGTCAACAAAATAGTTAATTACAAGCATCAAACGACATTACCTTTAACACTAAAAAACTTTACGGAATTTTATCATATTCCCATTCAGGCCATTTATAAAAGAGGTACTTGGAGTAGGTTATGTTTTTTTGCAAATCAAATCGCAGACTTTTCGTCCGTAAATGAATTAGAAATAAAACGCGCGATTGAAAGGAAGTGGCTTTGTTGCAATTCTTATAGCTACTTGTCATTTATCCTAAAACTGGCAAGAAACAACTTTCAGATTAATGTAACTGACTTCAATGAATCGGAAAACCTAATGCTCACCATGTTGCATTATGACGTTTGGCAAACCAGCGGAGGAGCAGAAAATCTTCAAGATAGTATTAAGAAGATCGGAGAAAATCCAACATTGGTAAACGAGATTATCGAAGTTCTGGAATTTCTTATTGACAAAATCGCTCACCTCGAAGTAGAAATTGATTTGCCATATGCGCAGCCTTTAAAAGTACATAGCCGGTATACAAAAGATCAGATTTTGGCTGCATTTGGAGATAACACCTTTGAGAGGAAGTCAAGCAACAGGGAAGGTGTAGCAAATTTGCCGTATAAGAATACCGAACTGCTTTTTGTGACATTGGAAAAAACGGAACAAAACTATTCACCGACAACTTTATATGACGATTATGCGGTAAGTGAAAAGTTGTTCCATTGGCAATCTCAAAATGAAGCTCGTCCTGAAATGGGGAAGGGGCTTTCATACATCAGGCAACGGGAAACTGACAAATCAATTTTGTTATGTGTAAGAGAAAGAAACAAGGATGAATTTGGAAATACGATCGCTTTTGTATTCTTGGGGTTGGCAAATTACCAGGATCATTACGGCTCGAAACCAATGAGCATTCACTGGGAATTGCAGGAACCGATTCCGCATTATATGTGGAAGGAGACGGCTAAGATGGCGGTTGGGTGA
- a CDS encoding murein L,D-transpeptidase catalytic domain family protein — MTKVQVVLVAVIAIISASFGFQQINTLPHSISVQSDSLTKSDSIVRPEWAVLYDSLHLEEKGLSEKAFRYAWFGFQKMKLHNPILAIADFSQSSRNKRLYVIDLLKKKVLMNTYVAHGRNSGEEFARKFSNNNSSFESSLGFYKTLGTYQGKHGLSLKLEGVEKGINDRAFERAIVMHGADYVSESFIKNTGRLGRSQGCPAVSIMDSKKLINMLYDGAGLFIYSMDQKYFKSSQLLSGLTPLEENHTLGTPDPALYTSSK, encoded by the coding sequence ATGACAAAAGTTCAGGTTGTATTAGTGGCCGTAATAGCGATTATCAGTGCCTCTTTCGGCTTTCAGCAAATTAACACACTTCCCCATTCTATATCCGTTCAGTCAGATTCTTTAACAAAATCCGATTCCATTGTTCGTCCCGAGTGGGCGGTTCTTTATGATTCTCTTCACCTGGAAGAAAAGGGATTATCCGAAAAAGCTTTCCGTTATGCCTGGTTTGGTTTCCAGAAAATGAAACTGCATAATCCAATTCTGGCTATTGCAGATTTCAGCCAATCGTCACGTAACAAGAGATTATATGTGATTGACCTTCTGAAGAAAAAAGTCCTGATGAATACTTACGTCGCACATGGAAGAAATTCGGGCGAGGAGTTTGCCAGGAAATTTTCCAATAACAATTCTTCCTTTGAATCCAGTCTTGGTTTTTACAAAACATTAGGCACTTACCAGGGGAAACACGGACTTTCGCTCAAACTGGAAGGCGTGGAAAAAGGGATTAACGACCGCGCTTTTGAAAGGGCGATCGTGATGCATGGTGCTGATTATGTGAGCGAATCGTTCATAAAAAATACCGGAAGACTTGGCAGAAGCCAGGGTTGTCCTGCGGTATCAATTATGGACAGCAAAAAACTGATCAATATGTTATATGATGGTGCCGGCCTTTTCATCTATTCCATGGACCAGAAATATTTTAAGTCCTCGCAATTATTATCTGGTTTAACGCCTTTGGAGGAAAATCATACTTTGGGTACACCTGATCCGGCTTTGTATACATCTTCAAAATAA
- a CDS encoding L,D-transpeptidase family protein: MQMLSGLGRSRYIPLLILFSLAIIQSCKKDPKQMSREELTATLSQEKNYSKILEYALAAGINTDKFAVQKDNAPVFALLEEAAYGHKPSLRYTEKKIQADTAVLRSAAEELVKGQSIEKVLELLEPAYPVYRNLKIHYARLLKENKKDSAAVVAESLNAYRWIHRQSKDAPRLVMVNIRGAYLTGMDSSGNNAITMRTVVGKRDTPTPTIDTYATSIVTHPYWNVPKSIAIKEILPKAKASKDYMANNRIELINSKGEAVDPEEIDWDELSAENFPYRFRQETGEDNSLGLLKVEIKNPLAIYLHDTNARYLFSTNNRWRSHGCVRVQHPTELANFMAGTELLKSDFLTEPDTVSVPPKWHKLKRRIPVFLLYLGADCNEKGDLLYFEDVYKAGSGVPKV, from the coding sequence ATGCAAATGCTATCAGGCCTTGGCCGATCAAGATATATTCCCCTGTTAATTTTGTTTTCGCTTGCCATTATCCAGTCCTGTAAAAAGGATCCGAAGCAGATGAGCCGTGAGGAATTGACAGCAACTCTGAGTCAGGAAAAAAATTATTCGAAGATTCTTGAGTACGCCTTAGCAGCAGGAATCAATACCGACAAATTCGCTGTCCAAAAGGATAACGCGCCCGTATTTGCTCTACTGGAAGAAGCCGCGTATGGCCATAAACCATCATTAAGATATACGGAAAAGAAGATTCAGGCAGATACTGCCGTGCTGCGCTCGGCTGCGGAAGAACTTGTAAAAGGACAATCCATAGAGAAAGTGCTCGAATTGCTTGAACCGGCTTATCCGGTTTACCGAAATCTCAAAATACACTACGCACGTTTGTTGAAGGAAAACAAAAAAGACAGTGCCGCCGTTGTGGCCGAATCACTGAACGCGTACCGTTGGATACACAGGCAGTCAAAGGATGCCCCGCGACTGGTGATGGTCAATATCAGGGGCGCTTATCTTACCGGGATGGATTCCTCCGGAAACAATGCCATTACCATGCGGACTGTTGTGGGAAAACGCGATACACCTACGCCTACGATTGATACCTACGCCACAAGTATCGTTACGCATCCATACTGGAATGTTCCCAAGAGCATTGCCATCAAAGAGATTCTGCCAAAAGCCAAGGCGAGTAAAGACTATATGGCTAATAACCGGATTGAACTAATCAATTCAAAAGGGGAAGCCGTCGATCCGGAAGAAATTGATTGGGATGAACTATCAGCAGAAAACTTTCCATACCGTTTTCGTCAGGAAACAGGGGAGGATAATTCGCTCGGATTGCTGAAAGTGGAGATCAAAAATCCGCTTGCTATTTATTTACACGACACTAACGCACGCTACCTTTTTAGTACAAACAACCGTTGGAGAAGCCATGGCTGTGTGCGTGTGCAACATCCCACAGAGCTTGCCAATTTTATGGCAGGTACCGAATTATTGAAAAGTGATTTTCTGACTGAGCCTGATACCGTTTCTGTTCCTCCTAAATGGCATAAACTGAAAAGAAGGATTCCGGTATTCCTGCTTTATCTGGGAGCCGATTGCAATGAAAAAGGTGATTTACTTTATTTTGAAGATGTATACAAAGCCGGATCAGGTGTACCCAAAGTATGA
- a CDS encoding phosphoribosyltransferase — MHKSKPFIDRRDAGFELGKLLEKKYKGKNALVLGIPRGGVEVAYDISKILDAELSVVISKKLPHPDQQEFAVGAVSEDGSLFINSAGRKLSEHTLQRIIDEQFKEIKSRIQRFRNGQQLPSMLNRCVIIVDDGIATGSTIVPVLMLCKNRNAAKVIVAAPVSGLTYVTEITSLAHEVIIAEKPEDFYAVGQVYRDFHELSDEEVLLLLSDEYIKS, encoded by the coding sequence ATGCACAAGAGCAAACCTTTTATAGACCGCAGAGATGCCGGCTTTGAACTTGGAAAACTTTTAGAAAAAAAATACAAAGGAAAAAATGCTTTGGTATTGGGAATTCCCCGCGGCGGGGTTGAAGTTGCCTATGATATTTCTAAAATATTAGACGCCGAACTTTCCGTAGTAATCAGCAAAAAACTGCCTCACCCCGACCAGCAGGAATTTGCTGTTGGAGCTGTATCCGAGGACGGATCATTGTTTATTAATTCGGCAGGCAGAAAGCTAAGCGAACATACATTGCAAAGGATCATTGATGAACAGTTTAAGGAAATCAAAAGCCGGATCCAAAGGTTCCGGAATGGCCAGCAATTGCCATCCATGCTGAACCGTTGTGTCATTATTGTGGACGATGGCATTGCAACAGGTTCTACCATTGTACCAGTGTTAATGCTTTGTAAAAACAGGAATGCCGCGAAAGTGATCGTCGCTGCACCGGTATCAGGTTTAACCTATGTAACAGAAATAACATCTCTGGCTCATGAAGTAATCATTGCAGAAAAGCCAGAAGATTTTTATGCAGTCGGTCAGGTTTACAGGGATTTTCACGAACTGAGTGATGAGGAAGTATTGCTCTTACTGTCAGACGAATATATAAAAAGCTAA
- a CDS encoding T9SS type A sorting domain-containing protein, producing MPLKINFTGSAPWTVVYENSTRLTTSNNPETRSVYMDRGQEYSIKTVYNSCGYGTVSGKVLVKVTPQISFFSDVQQVCDGADLTVRYQVLGDAVIGTDYLRFELVNTQNQKITVLDSTRNQSGSILLKIPTGLKNNDYQIRAIIRSINLATVLKMDFNTKPSVTISGNTTINSGENAQLLIQSNSSVNEAINYKLSNGVAGTFYGGSGNSEYFIKVNPATTTTYTLASVSNVCGEGKTSGNATVEVNPASERTITVTGLSSVDNFGLCLGDTILITYSQKGNFTAANIMTAQISDSTGKNFRPVVTVGNISPLKAVIPTDLFIGKKYRIRVAASDAGTGSGAYEYPITASPKAKARFPSESVLYDGITNPKIIVLLEGGDYWQYEFGTDLNIQSRSTYNSSDTITLSKAAPSQFFKLFSVSNQCGPGIIENPFIVKVEVITGEPALIESGVVIAPNPAQDYLMLKFDHALPRNIRMVNMFGIPLISKSTKAKEDSVDIRNLSAGIYIIEIEYNGRKSSYRIIKR from the coding sequence TTGCCTTTAAAAATAAATTTTACAGGCTCCGCACCCTGGACGGTCGTTTACGAAAACAGTACCAGGCTGACAACCTCGAATAATCCGGAAACGAGATCGGTTTATATGGACAGAGGGCAGGAATATTCAATAAAAACGGTTTATAATAGCTGTGGTTATGGTACAGTTTCAGGAAAAGTACTGGTAAAGGTTACACCGCAGATCAGCTTTTTTTCGGATGTTCAGCAAGTATGCGATGGTGCCGATCTGACGGTCCGGTACCAGGTTTTGGGAGATGCAGTCATCGGTACTGATTATCTCCGTTTTGAATTGGTTAATACACAAAACCAGAAAATTACTGTTCTTGATTCAACACGAAACCAGTCAGGCAGCATTTTACTTAAAATCCCAACCGGCCTAAAAAATAATGATTATCAGATAAGGGCAATCATCAGAAGTATTAATCTGGCGACCGTTCTGAAAATGGATTTTAACACGAAACCAAGTGTTACGATCAGCGGGAATACGACAATAAACAGCGGGGAAAATGCGCAGTTGCTTATTCAAAGCAACAGTTCAGTAAATGAAGCCATAAATTATAAACTTTCTAACGGCGTTGCGGGTACTTTTTACGGAGGGTCGGGTAACAGTGAGTATTTTATTAAGGTAAATCCTGCCACAACAACCACTTACACGCTTGCTTCTGTATCTAATGTCTGTGGTGAAGGAAAAACTTCCGGCAACGCAACTGTGGAGGTAAATCCAGCCAGCGAAAGAACTATTACAGTAACCGGCTTATCGTCGGTAGACAATTTTGGGTTGTGTTTGGGAGATACAATTTTAATAACCTACTCACAGAAAGGCAATTTTACGGCAGCCAATATCATGACCGCTCAGATCTCGGATTCGACAGGTAAAAATTTCAGGCCTGTTGTTACAGTCGGAAACATATCACCTTTGAAAGCCGTAATTCCAACCGACCTGTTTATTGGCAAAAAATACCGGATACGCGTAGCAGCCTCAGATGCCGGAACAGGAAGCGGTGCTTACGAATATCCGATCACCGCAAGTCCGAAAGCAAAAGCCCGTTTCCCGTCTGAATCGGTATTGTATGACGGAATAACCAATCCTAAAATAATAGTTTTACTCGAAGGAGGAGATTACTGGCAATATGAATTTGGTACAGATTTAAACATACAATCAAGAAGTACTTACAATTCTTCTGATACCATTACACTGTCCAAGGCAGCACCAAGCCAGTTTTTCAAATTATTCAGTGTTTCCAACCAATGCGGACCCGGGATTATCGAAAATCCGTTTATCGTAAAAGTGGAAGTTATTACCGGTGAGCCGGCATTAATAGAGTCAGGAGTCGTTATTGCACCCAATCCGGCTCAGGATTATTTAATGTTAAAATTTGATCATGCATTACCAAGGAACATCCGGATGGTCAATATGTTTGGCATTCCGCTTATTTCTAAATCCACCAAAGCAAAAGAAGATTCCGTAGATATAAGAAATCTGTCAGCAGGAATTTACATCATTGAAATAGAGTATAATGGCAGGAAGTCTTCTTACAGAATTATAAAAAGGTAG